In uncultured Draconibacterium sp., one genomic interval encodes:
- a CDS encoding TonB-dependent receptor, translating into MKKTDKCPFISGQLKKVLMIMKLTTFLILLLTLNVFGESYAQSTKISMAMKQATVKEVIEQIENETEFYFMLKYDDHLMNRQIDVNFNDANIHDVLAQLFEADQYNYKIIDRYIAVTPVDDNSMVAGDQATIKGIVTDEDGEALPGVTVLFKGTTNGTVTDINGFYELPVTDGNILVFSFVGMKTQEVNLDGQSKIDITLEVDAIGIEEVVAIGYGVVKKSDLTGSVSSLKKDDMNTGVTATVDDLLLGKSAGVQITQASAEPGGGITIQIRGASSINAGSGPLYVIDGLPISAGSVVSGTGAEIANTRTPRNPLNDINPSDIESIEILKDASATAIYGARGANGVIIVTTKKGSAGKIRVTYNGYTGVQQSTKTVNVLNAEDYKRVLNEILDTPGSNVSESERVGDIIDGGTNWQDELLRTGVVQSHALSFTGGNNATKYFASLNYFNQEGVIINSAFERYDARLNIDHKSGDFHFGANFATSYTLDDFLSYGYDTNEAAGVLYAAINFDPTLPIFGEDGRYMTSSLINTDNPLALANGEISKAENYRTFGTVFGEYTILPGWTAKLNIGFDTRNTRRDSYVTTDTKNGYASGGIGSILTGTQNNYLGEFTSTYSGQFNENNQFTVMGGVTYQKFIGQNFAGTGKDFPADESLTYSMQSGNPELYSMSSGKNNNKLISYIGRINYNLYNKYLFTATFRADGSSRFGENNKFGYFPSGAFAWKMHEEDFIKDLDVFSILKFRASVGRTGNQSIGNYRSLTTFGRGPGVVLGDQILISLEPERIANPDLKWETSEQINFGFDMGFFDNRIYASIDYFQKNTYDMLFAKPIPSSTGFGSILQNIGNIKNKGFEFMLETKNLTGKLKWNTSFNLSTLKNEVIDLGGIPEIVHAGAGWTNQIAIIREGEALNSFYGYNVLGIWQSEEEIQASGTKDPVKPGDVKYEDVNGDDVVNSDDRVILGNSFPDLSYGLTNTFNYKRIGLNIFIDGVQGIDMLNNAVVETYFPISQRRNRLAEPYLNRWTEDSPSTKYPSFVDPTNQGNKGVSSITVEDASFVRLRSVKLSYDIPFKNKKIFDRFNVYVSGQNLFVISDYSGVDPTTNSNGNASLKIDFNSYPVSRTFTVGVEIGL; encoded by the coding sequence ATGAAAAAAACAGACAAGTGCCCTTTTATTTCGGGGCAACTAAAAAAAGTTTTAATGATTATGAAACTAACTACTTTTCTAATCCTGTTATTAACCTTAAATGTGTTTGGCGAATCGTACGCACAGTCCACAAAAATATCGATGGCAATGAAACAGGCCACGGTAAAAGAGGTGATTGAGCAAATCGAGAACGAAACTGAATTCTACTTCATGTTGAAGTATGATGATCACCTGATGAACAGACAAATTGATGTTAACTTTAATGATGCTAACATTCATGATGTTCTTGCTCAGCTTTTTGAGGCAGACCAATACAATTATAAGATAATCGATCGCTACATTGCTGTTACTCCTGTTGACGATAATTCAATGGTCGCCGGTGATCAGGCTACAATAAAGGGAATTGTAACCGACGAAGATGGGGAAGCTTTGCCTGGTGTTACAGTACTTTTTAAAGGTACTACCAATGGTACAGTTACCGATATTAATGGTTTCTACGAATTACCGGTTACCGACGGAAATATTCTTGTTTTTTCGTTTGTAGGAATGAAAACACAGGAAGTGAACCTGGATGGACAGTCAAAAATTGATATTACGCTGGAAGTTGATGCAATTGGTATTGAAGAAGTGGTTGCCATTGGATACGGTGTGGTAAAAAAGAGTGACCTGACCGGTTCTGTTTCATCGTTAAAGAAAGACGATATGAATACAGGTGTTACTGCAACTGTTGATGATCTTCTACTGGGAAAATCGGCAGGTGTGCAAATTACACAGGCAAGTGCTGAGCCTGGAGGTGGTATAACCATACAAATCAGGGGGGCTAGTTCTATTAATGCAGGGTCAGGGCCACTTTATGTTATCGACGGACTGCCTATCTCAGCTGGATCGGTAGTGTCAGGAACAGGAGCCGAAATTGCAAATACAAGAACTCCGCGAAATCCGCTTAACGACATCAACCCATCAGATATTGAGTCGATTGAGATTTTAAAAGACGCTTCGGCAACTGCAATTTATGGTGCAAGGGGTGCCAACGGAGTAATAATTGTAACAACTAAAAAAGGTTCTGCCGGTAAAATTCGTGTAACATACAATGGATACACTGGTGTTCAGCAATCAACAAAAACAGTTAATGTATTAAATGCAGAAGATTATAAAAGGGTTTTGAATGAGATTTTAGATACGCCCGGATCTAATGTTTCTGAAAGCGAACGAGTTGGAGATATCATTGATGGAGGAACCAACTGGCAGGATGAATTATTACGTACAGGGGTTGTTCAAAGCCATGCTCTTTCATTTACCGGAGGAAATAACGCAACTAAATATTTTGCTTCGCTGAATTACTTCAACCAGGAGGGAGTAATCATTAACTCTGCATTCGAGAGATACGATGCCAGATTGAATATCGATCACAAATCCGGAGATTTTCACTTTGGGGCAAATTTTGCCACTTCATATACCCTCGATGATTTCTTGTCGTATGGTTATGATACCAACGAGGCCGCCGGAGTTTTATATGCAGCCATAAATTTCGATCCAACATTACCAATTTTTGGTGAAGACGGAAGGTACATGACTTCAAGTCTGATTAATACAGATAACCCGCTGGCGCTTGCAAACGGTGAAATAAGTAAAGCCGAGAATTACCGCACTTTCGGTACTGTATTCGGAGAATATACCATTTTACCAGGATGGACCGCAAAATTAAATATTGGATTTGATACCCGTAATACCCGTCGCGATTCGTATGTTACTACCGACACAAAAAACGGTTATGCAAGTGGTGGTATAGGATCGATTTTAACCGGTACTCAAAATAACTATTTAGGTGAATTCACTTCAACCTATTCTGGTCAGTTTAACGAAAACAACCAGTTTACCGTAATGGGAGGTGTTACCTATCAGAAGTTTATTGGACAGAACTTTGCAGGCACCGGAAAAGATTTTCCAGCGGATGAGTCACTAACTTATTCAATGCAATCCGGAAATCCCGAATTATACAGCATGAGTAGTGGAAAGAACAACAACAAACTCATTTCGTATATCGGAAGGATAAATTATAACTTATACAATAAGTACTTGTTTACAGCCACTTTCAGGGCCGATGGGTCTTCGCGTTTTGGAGAAAATAACAAGTTTGGTTATTTCCCATCAGGAGCATTTGCATGGAAAATGCACGAAGAAGATTTTATAAAAGACCTGGATGTTTTTAGCATTCTGAAATTTAGGGCTAGTGTTGGGCGTACAGGTAATCAGTCCATTGGAAACTACCGTTCGTTAACCACATTTGGCCGAGGACCGGGCGTTGTACTTGGCGACCAGATATTGATAAGTCTTGAGCCGGAACGAATTGCTAATCCCGATTTGAAATGGGAAACCAGTGAACAAATCAACTTTGGATTTGATATGGGATTTTTTGATAATCGTATATATGCAAGCATCGATTATTTCCAAAAGAACACTTACGACATGTTATTTGCCAAACCTATTCCATCATCAACCGGATTTGGCTCTATTCTTCAAAATATCGGGAACATTAAAAACAAAGGTTTCGAGTTTATGCTGGAAACAAAGAACCTGACCGGGAAGTTGAAATGGAACACCAGTTTCAATTTAAGCACATTGAAAAACGAAGTGATTGACCTGGGAGGAATTCCTGAGATTGTACATGCCGGTGCAGGTTGGACAAACCAAATTGCAATCATCCGCGAAGGAGAGGCGCTAAACTCGTTCTATGGCTACAATGTTTTAGGAATATGGCAATCGGAAGAAGAAATTCAGGCTTCTGGAACAAAGGATCCGGTAAAACCGGGCGATGTGAAGTATGAAGATGTAAATGGTGATGACGTTGTAAATTCAGACGACCGCGTAATTCTTGGTAATTCATTCCCCGATTTAAGTTATGGTTTAACTAATACTTTCAATTACAAACGGATTGGATTAAACATTTTTATTGACGGTGTGCAGGGAATTGACATGTTGAATAATGCCGTTGTTGAAACCTACTTCCCAATTAGCCAGAGAAGGAACCGCCTTGCCGAACCATACCTGAATCGCTGGACAGAAGATAGTCCTTCAACAAAATACCCTTCGTTTGTTGATCCAACCAATCAGGGAAATAAAGGCGTGAGTTCAATTACGGTTGAAGATGCTTCGTTTGTTCGATTGAGATCGGTGAAATTAAGCTATGATATTCCATTCAAAAACAAAAAAATATTTGATCGCTTTAATGTTTATGTGAGCGGACAAAATTTATTTGTAATTTCTGACTATTCAGGAGTTGATCCAACAACCAACTCGAACGGAAATGCAAGTTTGAAAATTGATTTTAACTCGTATCCGGTTTCCAGAACCTTTACGGTAGGTGTTGAAATAGGTCTTTAA
- a CDS encoding DUF4965 domain-containing protein — MLKSTINKILTVFTIAALLGACSSQSEVTQKEEAGAEFRAPAYPLITIDPYTSAWSMSDQLFDTPVKHWTGRNHSLIGAIRVDGETYRFLGKEEIPLEPVVANAKFEAWDGKYVTKEPASGWEKPEFNATSWKSGKAAFGTPNMSETATPWETEHIWVRREFTMPEVSDESDLFLVYSHDDDFELYLNGKEIVNTGNRAKSNVVLKLDRNLLNIGGENTIAAHCWDRGGLAYVDFGIFKESEIKPVFAQTVVQKSVKITATQTKYDFTCGPVDLRVEFVSPLLMDDLDLLSRPVNYINYEAVSTDGKSHDVEVYFEATPEWAVNELNQEVEVTSGKTGNVSFLKTGTTEQPVLAKKGDNIRIDWGYFYLASPEAENKTLAIGDFAGMKKAFIESGKVNVGLEKTTAVLSRSMPAMACSDAIGEVSAKPAKGYVMLAYDDVESIQYFGDNLKAWWTKDGEVSFDAALTSASNDYQTIMDRCDAADKAIYEEALAAGGENYARLCLLAYRQSIAAHKLVKDTDGNILFLSKENFSNGSIGTVDVTYPSAPLFLKYNPELLKGMLNPIFYYSESGKWTKPFAAHDVGTYPLANGQTYGGDMPVEECGNMIILTTAIANAEGNADYAAEHWDVLTTWANYLMENGLDPENQLCTDDFAGHFAHNVNLSAKAIMGIAGYGKLAEMLGKNDIAEKYTTEAKNMAQEWMKMADDGDHYRLTFDKSGTWSQKYNIVWDKLLGLGIFPTEVAQTEIAYYLTKQNTYGLPLDNRRTYTKSDWIVWTATLADDTETFQKFIDPVYAFVTKTPDRVPMTDWYETPTATQVGFQARSVVGGYFIKMLEK, encoded by the coding sequence ATGCTTAAATCAACTATCAACAAAATCCTGACTGTTTTTACAATTGCTGCTCTTTTGGGAGCTTGCAGTTCGCAGTCGGAAGTTACACAAAAAGAAGAGGCGGGAGCGGAGTTTCGTGCTCCGGCTTATCCGTTAATTACCATCGATCCTTATACAAGTGCGTGGTCAATGTCCGATCAATTATTCGATACACCTGTAAAACACTGGACAGGACGGAACCATTCATTGATCGGCGCCATTCGTGTCGACGGTGAAACCTACCGTTTTCTGGGGAAAGAAGAAATTCCGTTGGAGCCGGTTGTTGCCAATGCCAAGTTTGAAGCCTGGGACGGAAAATACGTAACAAAAGAACCTGCATCAGGTTGGGAAAAACCGGAATTTAACGCGACTTCGTGGAAAAGCGGAAAGGCAGCTTTTGGTACACCAAATATGAGCGAAACAGCTACTCCGTGGGAAACCGAGCATATTTGGGTACGTCGCGAATTTACCATGCCCGAAGTTAGCGATGAAAGCGATTTGTTCCTGGTTTATTCACACGACGACGATTTTGAATTGTACCTGAACGGAAAAGAAATTGTAAATACAGGCAACCGTGCAAAAAGTAACGTGGTGCTTAAGCTCGACAGAAACCTGTTAAACATTGGCGGAGAAAATACTATCGCTGCCCATTGTTGGGATCGTGGCGGTTTGGCTTATGTTGATTTTGGAATTTTTAAAGAAAGCGAAATCAAACCTGTTTTTGCGCAAACTGTCGTTCAAAAAAGTGTGAAAATTACCGCCACACAAACCAAATACGATTTTACCTGTGGACCGGTAGATTTGCGTGTTGAATTTGTTTCACCACTCTTAATGGACGATCTTGATTTGCTTTCTCGTCCGGTAAACTACATCAATTACGAAGCAGTTTCAACCGACGGCAAATCACACGATGTGGAAGTATATTTCGAAGCTACTCCCGAGTGGGCGGTAAATGAATTAAACCAGGAAGTAGAAGTTACAAGCGGAAAAACGGGCAACGTCAGTTTCTTAAAAACAGGAACTACCGAACAACCTGTTCTGGCAAAGAAAGGTGATAATATCCGCATCGACTGGGGGTATTTCTACCTGGCATCGCCTGAAGCTGAAAATAAAACACTGGCAATAGGTGATTTTGCCGGTATGAAAAAGGCGTTTATCGAAAGCGGAAAAGTGAATGTAGGACTGGAAAAAACGACTGCTGTATTATCGAGATCAATGCCGGCAATGGCTTGTTCCGATGCCATTGGCGAAGTTTCAGCAAAGCCTGCAAAAGGTTATGTAATGCTGGCATACGACGATGTTGAATCGATCCAGTATTTTGGCGATAACCTGAAAGCCTGGTGGACAAAAGATGGAGAGGTAAGTTTTGATGCGGCTCTAACATCAGCTTCAAACGATTATCAAACGATCATGGATCGTTGCGATGCCGCTGATAAAGCGATTTACGAGGAAGCTTTGGCAGCAGGTGGCGAAAACTATGCCCGTTTGTGTTTGCTGGCTTATCGTCAGTCGATTGCTGCACACAAACTGGTAAAAGACACCGATGGCAACATTCTTTTCCTTTCGAAAGAAAACTTTAGCAATGGTTCAATAGGTACTGTTGATGTCACTTATCCTTCGGCTCCGCTGTTTCTGAAATACAATCCGGAATTGTTAAAAGGAATGTTGAACCCAATTTTTTACTATTCGGAAAGTGGAAAATGGACCAAACCTTTTGCGGCTCATGATGTGGGTACTTATCCATTAGCCAACGGTCAAACCTACGGTGGCGATATGCCGGTTGAAGAATGTGGAAATATGATCATTTTGACAACCGCCATTGCCAATGCCGAAGGAAATGCTGATTATGCGGCAGAACACTGGGATGTGCTTACAACCTGGGCCAATTACCTGATGGAGAATGGTCTGGATCCGGAAAACCAGCTTTGTACCGATGATTTTGCCGGTCACTTTGCACACAACGTAAATCTTTCGGCAAAAGCCATTATGGGAATCGCAGGTTACGGAAAGTTGGCCGAAATGTTGGGTAAAAACGATATTGCTGAAAAATATACTACGGAAGCCAAAAACATGGCGCAGGAATGGATGAAAATGGCCGATGATGGCGACCACTATCGTTTAACCTTTGATAAGTCCGGAACCTGGAGCCAGAAATACAACATTGTTTGGGACAAACTGCTTGGTCTTGGAATTTTCCCGACGGAAGTGGCACAAACCGAAATTGCTTATTACCTGACAAAACAAAACACATACGGTTTACCATTAGACAACCGCAGAACGTATACCAAATCGGATTGGATTGTATGGACAGCTACTTTAGCTGACGATACCGAAACTTTCCAGAAATTTATTGATCCGGTTTATGCTTTCGTTACTAAAACACCTGATCGTGTTCCGATGACCGACTGGTACGAAACACCAACTGCAACTCAGGTTGGATTCCAGGCGCGCTCGGTTGTTGGCGGATATTTTATTAAAATGCTGGAAAAATAG
- a CDS encoding FecR domain-containing protein: MDNSIIQKYLRGKASDEEKEQLFNWLDESASNKEEYIEIKKLWALTSREKNVEGKTWSDIKPSESKPAKTKILQHWLARAAVFLLLLSCGAIGGRIISKIVETPIYSQMYTVISPAGQMTNIELPDGTLVMLNSGTKIQYSSDFSKGDRQVYLEGEAFFDVQKDVDHPFTVKSDFLGVRVYGTSFNIQAYPDDKKFTATLVEGSIGLLDKNGEELEKLVPGEKAYFEDSESTLQIMKVDTNMYTSWKEGLVTFRDEKMKDIAKQIERWYNVEIIIQKEGLGEERYFGSILKNKPIDQILEVFKLTISLEYEIIPRADKPTLIYWK, encoded by the coding sequence ATGGACAATAGTATCATACAGAAATACCTTAGGGGAAAAGCAAGTGACGAAGAGAAGGAACAACTGTTTAACTGGTTGGATGAGAGTGCTTCGAATAAGGAAGAGTATATCGAAATAAAAAAATTATGGGCTTTAACCTCGCGTGAAAAGAATGTTGAAGGCAAAACCTGGAGTGATATAAAACCATCGGAATCAAAGCCGGCAAAAACCAAAATTTTACAACACTGGTTGGCTCGGGCTGCTGTTTTCCTTCTACTACTTAGTTGTGGCGCTATCGGCGGCCGTATTATTTCAAAAATAGTTGAAACCCCGATCTATTCGCAGATGTACACCGTTATTTCTCCGGCCGGGCAAATGACTAATATTGAGTTGCCCGATGGTACATTGGTGATGCTCAACTCCGGTACAAAAATTCAGTATTCATCTGATTTTTCAAAAGGAGACCGTCAGGTTTATCTTGAAGGCGAAGCATTTTTCGATGTTCAAAAGGATGTCGATCACCCATTTACGGTGAAGTCAGATTTTCTCGGAGTGCGCGTGTATGGTACTTCTTTTAATATTCAGGCTTACCCCGACGATAAGAAATTTACGGCAACATTAGTTGAAGGAAGCATCGGGCTTCTTGATAAGAATGGCGAGGAACTGGAAAAACTGGTGCCGGGAGAAAAAGCGTACTTTGAAGACAGCGAGTCCACGCTTCAAATTATGAAAGTGGATACAAATATGTACACTTCGTGGAAAGAAGGCCTGGTAACCTTTAGAGACGAAAAAATGAAAGACATTGCCAAACAAATTGAACGTTGGTACAATGTTGAAATTATCATTCAGAAAGAAGGCCTTGGAGAGGAACGCTACTTTGGTTCTATCCTAAAAAACAAACCAATCGATCAAATTTTGGAAGTGTTCAAGTTAACCATTTCACTCGAATATGAAATTATCCCGAGGGCCGATAAACCAACTCTCATTTACTGGAAATGA
- a CDS encoding sulfatase, protein MDNNQKIANKPNIIIILADDQGWGATSVQMAENIPASASDFVRTPNLERLANSGIIFSNGYAAHPNCSPTRASIQTGKTPAQLRMTDIIDRHNGPFFKGNKLIPPYHVYGLPKEELTYAEIIKSNLPEYRTAHFGKWHLAAGGPQAHGFDASDGETTNSEGNQNIEGNPKDIFGITRRGIKWMTEQVNSGHPFVMQLSHYATHLGMEANSETIEKVRSYPPGTRHDLVKYAAMAEDLDKGVGMVLDEIKKLGIEDNTYVIYLADNGTYPTKNTANINGPLHGWKATLWEGAIRVPFFVSGPGIEHRYSSTPVTSCDIYPTICDWLNIKAKPEGLDGGSLVSTLADSDEKVNRENDFQLFYFPHYQHQKGMHPAVAVIKDHYKLIKYYEDNSEYLFDLEQDPLELNNIAASNQQILAELNKNIDSYFKAHDIQLPVKNNDYDIETDPGRKYFEIKKRLIKEPYFLVE, encoded by the coding sequence ATGGATAATAACCAAAAAATTGCTAACAAGCCAAACATTATAATAATACTCGCCGACGATCAGGGATGGGGAGCAACCTCCGTTCAGATGGCTGAAAATATTCCGGCTTCGGCAAGCGACTTTGTTCGAACGCCAAACCTGGAAAGACTGGCAAATAGTGGGATTATCTTTTCCAATGGATATGCTGCTCACCCCAATTGTTCGCCAACACGGGCAAGTATTCAAACCGGGAAAACACCTGCACAGTTGAGAATGACCGATATTATCGACCGACATAATGGGCCATTCTTTAAAGGAAATAAATTGATTCCGCCGTATCATGTGTATGGATTGCCAAAAGAAGAGCTTACATATGCCGAAATCATTAAATCAAATTTGCCCGAGTACCGGACGGCGCATTTCGGGAAATGGCACCTTGCTGCCGGCGGACCGCAGGCTCATGGTTTTGATGCCAGCGACGGTGAAACCACCAACAGCGAAGGAAATCAAAATATAGAAGGAAATCCAAAAGATATATTCGGAATTACCAGGCGCGGGATAAAGTGGATGACCGAACAGGTGAACAGTGGGCATCCTTTTGTTATGCAACTGTCGCATTATGCCACACACTTAGGAATGGAGGCTAACAGCGAAACAATAGAGAAGGTTCGGAGCTATCCGCCCGGAACGCGACACGATTTGGTAAAATATGCTGCAATGGCAGAAGATCTTGATAAGGGAGTAGGAATGGTGTTGGATGAAATTAAAAAGCTTGGTATCGAAGACAACACCTATGTTATTTATCTTGCCGATAACGGGACTTATCCAACAAAAAATACCGCAAATATCAATGGACCTTTGCATGGATGGAAAGCTACCTTATGGGAAGGCGCAATCAGAGTGCCCTTTTTCGTTAGCGGACCGGGAATTGAGCATCGGTACTCATCAACTCCGGTAACCAGTTGTGATATTTATCCAACTATTTGCGATTGGCTGAACATTAAAGCGAAGCCCGAGGGGCTGGATGGCGGAAGCCTGGTGTCAACCCTTGCTGATAGCGATGAGAAGGTAAACAGGGAAAATGATTTTCAGCTTTTTTATTTTCCGCATTATCAGCATCAAAAAGGAATGCATCCTGCAGTGGCTGTCATAAAAGACCACTACAAACTGATAAAATATTATGAAGATAATTCAGAATACCTGTTTGATCTTGAACAGGATCCGCTGGAATTGAACAACATTGCAGCATCAAATCAACAGATACTCGCCGAATTAAATAAAAATATCGACAGTTATTTTAAAGCACATGATATTCAACTTCCGGTAAAGAACAATGATTATGATATCGAGACTGATCCGGGTAGAAAATATTTCGAAATCAAGAAGCGATTAATTAAAGAACCATATTTTTTGGTGGAGTAA
- a CDS encoding RagB/SusD family nutrient uptake outer membrane protein, with translation MKKNRITILLIILLSGVLFSCEDQLQEETFSQLDPSTLFTSANGIERVLYAAYSDVQIIGNLGNNTAFFEEWTTDVGWETGGGANRNAVLMINYTWDASSPGQFTNEWNRRYTAIRNCNLVLENIDGSPVDDDTKSRLIAEARFLRAASYYTLYTFHGTVPLRKSNADPLELPRASEEEMLTFLETEFKEAAVDLPKKGELNGYAYGRATKGAALGYLTKFFLNTKQWQKCADAAKQVMDLGIYELWPDYTTLFTVDNEEKNDEYIWVSAAKTTRDGWANQYMCGAFPPNFKSTVDGSIVFTPNMRNWARQDRLYDSFYNSFEDGDTRRDLIITEYINNKGNTISLLNNNNTRAFKFTPDPDAINNDHGNDIPVIRYADILLARAEALNEVNGPNQEAIDLINDVRGRAGLDDLNLSDFSSKAELRSHILDERGWEFYTERKRRQDLIRHGELISRAKARGVTNAEDYRVLFPIPQNEINANPMCEQNPGY, from the coding sequence ATGAAAAAGAATAGAATAACAATACTTTTAATCATATTATTATCGGGAGTATTATTTAGCTGCGAAGACCAGTTGCAAGAGGAGACTTTTTCTCAGCTAGACCCCTCAACCTTATTTACATCTGCCAACGGAATTGAGCGTGTTTTGTATGCTGCTTATTCCGATGTACAGATAATCGGAAACCTTGGAAATAACACCGCATTTTTCGAAGAATGGACGACTGACGTTGGTTGGGAAACCGGTGGTGGTGCCAACCGAAATGCAGTTTTAATGATCAATTATACCTGGGATGCTTCATCTCCGGGCCAATTTACAAACGAATGGAACAGAAGATATACGGCCATTAGAAACTGTAACCTGGTATTGGAAAACATCGACGGATCGCCTGTTGACGATGATACGAAAAGCCGACTAATTGCCGAAGCTCGTTTTTTAAGAGCAGCTTCCTATTACACCCTTTATACTTTTCACGGAACCGTTCCTTTGCGCAAAAGCAATGCCGATCCGCTTGAATTGCCAAGAGCCTCTGAAGAGGAAATGTTAACATTTCTGGAAACGGAGTTTAAAGAAGCTGCTGTAGATTTACCTAAAAAGGGCGAATTAAATGGTTATGCTTACGGTCGTGCAACAAAAGGTGCAGCTTTGGGGTATCTTACCAAATTTTTCCTGAATACGAAACAATGGCAAAAATGTGCCGATGCCGCCAAGCAGGTAATGGATCTCGGTATTTACGAGTTGTGGCCTGATTATACCACGCTATTTACGGTTGATAATGAGGAAAAAAACGACGAATACATCTGGGTGTCTGCAGCAAAAACCACTCGTGATGGTTGGGCAAATCAATATATGTGTGGTGCCTTTCCTCCAAATTTCAAAAGCACTGTTGATGGAAGCATTGTATTTACGCCAAACATGCGAAACTGGGCTCGCCAGGATCGCCTCTACGATTCGTTTTATAACTCGTTTGAAGATGGCGACACAAGAAGAGACCTGATTATAACCGAGTATATTAACAACAAAGGGAATACGATCTCATTATTAAATAATAACAACACCAGGGCCTTTAAATTTACACCCGATCCTGATGCAATAAATAACGATCATGGTAACGATATTCCGGTAATTCGTTATGCTGATATTTTATTGGCACGTGCCGAGGCATTAAACGAAGTAAACGGGCCAAACCAGGAAGCGATCGATTTAATAAACGACGTTAGAGGCAGGGCAGGTTTAGATGATTTGAATTTATCTGATTTTAGCTCGAAAGCAGAATTACGTAGCCACATCTTAGACGAACGTGGTTGGGAGTTCTATACCGAACGTAAAAGAAGACAGGACCTAATCCGCCATGGCGAGTTAATTAGCCGAGCAAAAGCCAGAGGTGTTACAAATGCAGAGGATTACCGCGTATTATTTCCAATTCCTCAAAATGAAATAAACGCCAATCCGATGTGTGAACAAAATCCAGGTTACTAG
- a CDS encoding RNA polymerase sigma-70 factor gives MSFIDSNISINLVLFRSGDEQVFKLIFDNNYERIVGFCIQFIPDREEAKNIAQQAFIKLWTNREEVNTLNGIRAFLYTAAKTECLNYLRHEKYKQNYQKDTLQKREELLNREVLESFNFDRLEYMELEEMIQDALEKLPEKCRQVFVKSRFEYKKNHEIAEELGIAIKSVESNITRALKILRKELKDVLPLVLWMF, from the coding sequence ATGAGTTTTATTGACTCAAATATTTCCATTAACCTCGTACTGTTCAGAAGTGGCGATGAACAGGTTTTTAAGCTTATTTTTGATAACAATTACGAAAGAATTGTTGGATTCTGTATCCAGTTCATTCCCGATCGCGAAGAGGCAAAAAATATAGCTCAGCAAGCCTTTATAAAACTATGGACCAATAGGGAAGAGGTTAATACTTTAAATGGAATCAGAGCTTTTTTATATACGGCTGCAAAAACAGAGTGTCTGAATTATCTACGTCACGAAAAATACAAACAGAACTATCAAAAAGATACACTTCAGAAACGCGAAGAACTGTTGAACAGGGAAGTTCTGGAGTCCTTTAATTTCGACAGGCTTGAATACATGGAACTTGAAGAAATGATTCAGGATGCGCTTGAAAAACTGCCGGAAAAATGCCGTCAGGTTTTCGTGAAAAGTCGTTTTGAGTACAAAAAAAACCATGAGATTGCTGAAGAATTGGGAATTGCTATTAAGTCGGTAGAGTCGAACATTACCCGCGCGCTCAAAATTCTTCGTAAGGAATTAAAAGATGTCCTTCCTTTGGTTTTGTGGATGTTTTAG